One Solanum pennellii chromosome 9, SPENNV200 DNA segment encodes these proteins:
- the LOC107029817 gene encoding AT-hook motif nuclear-localized protein 20-like has protein sequence MANWWGGQVGMSGLEPGSCPPMLLTKQLSVNESGSSGENQEDNDRENGDHEPKEGAVEVGNRRPRGRPPGSKNKPKPPIFVTRDSPNALRSHIMEVAGGTDVADCIAQFARRRQRGVCVLSGNGSVANVTLRQPSSPSAVVLQGRFEILSLTGAFLPGPAPPGSTGLTVYLAGGQGQVVGGSVVGPLIAAGPVMIIAATFSNATYERLPLEEEEEVGGDHPSQSQVLAGNSPPTLGSNDGRPQQHSQHELHDPSSLPIYNFTPNILPNGGQLNHDAYAWTNPRPPY, from the coding sequence ATGGCTAATTGGTGGGGTGGTCAGGTGGGCATGTCCGGGCTTGAGCCAGGATCTTGCCCACCTATGCTTCTGACGAAGCAGCTTTCGGTGAATGAGAGTGGGAGTAGTGGtgaaaatcaagaagataatgatAGAGAAAATGGTGATCATGAGCCTAAAGAAGGCGCGGTTGAGGTTGGTAATAGAAGACCTAGAGGTCGACCACCAGGATCCAAGAACAAGCCCAAACCCCCAATTTTTGTGACCCGGGATAGCCCTAATGCCCTCCGTAGCCACATCATGGAGGTGGCAGGAGGGACAGATGTCGCGGATTGTATTGCACAATTCGCGAGGAGGCGCCAACGTGGTGTTTGTGTACTTAGTGGGAATGGCTCGGTAGCAAATGTAACCCTAAGACAACCATCATCTCCAAGTGCTGTTGTTTTACAAGGAAGATTCGAGATTTTATCATTGACCGGAGCATTTTTACCTGGTCCAGCCCCTCCTGGCTCGACTGGGCTAACTGTTTACTTGGCCGGAGGCCAAGGACAAGTGGTTGGTGGTAGTGTTGTTGGGCCATTAATTGCTGCGGGCCCAGTAATGATTATAGCTGCCACTTTTTCTAATGCAACCTATGAAAGGTTGCCactagaagaagaggaagaggttGGAGGCGACCACCCCAGCCAATCACAAGTACTGGCTGGAAATTCGCCTCCGACCTTAGGTTCAAATGATGGAAGGCCACAACAACATTCACAACATGAATTGCATGATCCATCATCATTAcctatttataattttacacCAAATATATTACCAAATGGTGGCCAATTGAATCATGATGCTTATGCTTGGACAAATCCTAGACCACCTTATTGA
- the LOC107029706 gene encoding bet1-like SNARE 1-2, whose amino-acid sequence MSYRRDHRAHRAALFDNYDSIEEGGIRASSSYPRDLDERDNDKAVDSLQDRVSFLKKLTGDIHEEVETHNKMLDRMGNEMDSSRGIMSGTMDRFKMVFEKKSNQKVCKLVGYFVLSFFLIYYIFRFLMYFMYG is encoded by the exons GGATCATCGAGCCCATAGAGCTGCTCTCTTTGATAACTACGATAGTATTGAGGAAGGTGGTATAAGGGCTTCATCTTCCTATCCCCGTGATCTTGATGAACGAGACAATGACAAAGCTGTTGATAGCTTACAGGACAGAGTCAGCTTTTTAAAGAAA TTAACAGGTGACATACATGAGGAGGTGGAGACCCACAACAAGATGCTAGACCGAATG GGGAATGAGATGGATTCATCTAGAGGAATCATGTCAGGAACTATGGATCGGTTCAAGATG GTGTTTGAGAAGAAATCGAATcagaaagtgtgcaaacttgtTGGATACTTCGTACTTTCCTTTTTCCTAATATACTACATATTTAG GTTTCTCATGTATTTCATGTATGGTTGA